The proteins below are encoded in one region of Metabacillus dongyingensis:
- a CDS encoding bifunctional 4-hydroxy-2-oxoglutarate aldolase/2-dehydro-3-deoxy-phosphogluconate aldolase: MDILSRILETKIVAIIRGANPNDVLKIAKALHEGGVGALEITMNSPKPLSVIEKVSDELGDQVIIGAGTVLDPETARAAILAGASFILSPTVNIETIKMTKRYGAVSIPGAFTPTEILSAYENGGDIIKVFPAALGPGFIKDIRGPLPQIPLLPTGGVDLSNIQAFMKAGAVGCGLGSALVDTKLEVTDEYLVQLTEKAKQFVSAVKSND; the protein is encoded by the coding sequence ATGGATATATTGTCAAGAATTCTAGAAACCAAAATTGTAGCTATTATCCGCGGTGCAAATCCAAATGATGTTTTAAAGATTGCAAAAGCACTTCATGAAGGCGGAGTAGGCGCTTTGGAAATTACAATGAATTCTCCAAAACCTTTATCTGTGATCGAAAAGGTATCAGATGAATTGGGAGATCAAGTGATAATAGGGGCGGGAACAGTTTTGGATCCTGAAACGGCCCGTGCCGCTATCTTAGCGGGTGCTAGTTTTATTTTGTCTCCTACTGTCAATATTGAAACGATTAAAATGACGAAGAGATATGGGGCGGTAAGCATTCCGGGTGCGTTTACTCCGACTGAGATTCTATCAGCCTATGAAAATGGCGGAGATATTATTAAAGTTTTCCCTGCTGCTTTAGGACCTGGCTTCATAAAAGATATACGGGGACCTCTTCCGCAAATTCCATTACTTCCAACAGGGGGCGTAGATCTAAGCAATATTCAGGCATTTATGAAAGCGGGTGCTGTTGGCTGTGGCCTTGGAAGCGCTCTTGTGGATACGAAGCTTGAGGTAACAGATGAATATTTAGTGCAATTAACAGAAAAAGCGAAACAATTTGTTTCAGCTGTAAAATCAAACGACTAA
- the dgoD gene encoding galactonate dehydratase, whose product MKITSYELFQVPPRWLFLKIETDEGIIGWGEPVIEGRAETVGTAVKELMEYLIGKDPLRIEDHWNYMYRSGFYRGGPIFMSAIAGIDQALWDIKGKFYNAPVYQLLGGACRDSIRVYSWIGGDRPAEVGSSAKAAVEAGFTAIKMNGTEELQIIDSYEKIDQAVERIAAVREAAGPYVGIGIDFHGRVHKPMAKILAKELEAYRPMFIEEPVLPENNEALREIARATNIPIATGERMFSRWEYKNLLMDGYVDIIQPDLSHAGGITECKKIISMAEAFDVAAAPHCPLGPIALASCLQVDATCHNAFIQEQSLGIHYNQGSDLLDYIVDNRVFKYENGYVKIPDGPGLGIEINEEHVRKMAEIGHNWRNPVWRHTDGSIAEW is encoded by the coding sequence ATGAAAATTACTAGTTATGAATTATTTCAAGTACCGCCGAGATGGTTGTTTTTAAAAATTGAAACAGATGAAGGAATTATCGGATGGGGCGAACCTGTTATTGAAGGAAGAGCTGAGACGGTAGGAACAGCCGTAAAAGAATTAATGGAGTATTTGATTGGAAAAGATCCGTTAAGAATTGAAGATCATTGGAATTATATGTATCGATCAGGTTTTTATAGAGGCGGCCCTATTTTTATGAGTGCAATTGCTGGAATCGATCAAGCGCTTTGGGATATAAAAGGGAAATTTTATAATGCGCCAGTCTATCAGCTATTAGGCGGAGCATGCAGGGATTCCATTCGCGTATATTCATGGATAGGCGGAGATCGCCCTGCTGAAGTGGGATCTTCAGCGAAGGCAGCTGTTGAAGCTGGATTTACTGCAATAAAAATGAATGGAACCGAGGAACTGCAGATCATTGATTCCTATGAAAAAATTGATCAGGCAGTCGAACGTATTGCTGCTGTTCGTGAAGCTGCCGGACCTTATGTCGGTATAGGCATTGATTTTCACGGGCGAGTACATAAGCCGATGGCAAAAATATTAGCGAAAGAACTTGAAGCCTACCGGCCAATGTTCATCGAAGAGCCGGTGCTTCCGGAAAATAATGAGGCGTTAAGGGAGATTGCGCGGGCAACCAATATACCGATTGCAACGGGGGAAAGAATGTTTTCAAGATGGGAATATAAGAACCTTTTAATGGATGGTTATGTAGATATTATTCAGCCGGATTTATCCCATGCAGGCGGTATTACAGAATGCAAAAAAATAATCTCGATGGCTGAAGCATTTGATGTTGCTGCAGCTCCGCACTGTCCTTTAGGACCAATTGCATTAGCTTCATGTCTTCAAGTTGATGCTACGTGTCACAATGCGTTTATTCAAGAACAGAGTCTTGGAATTCATTATAATCAGGGAAGCGATTTACTGGATTACATTGTCGATAATCGTGTATTCAAATATGAAAACGGTTACGTGAAAATACCGGATGGTCCTGGTTTGGGAATTGAAATCAACGAAGAACATGTGAGGAAAATGGCAGAAATCGGTCACAATTGGAGAAATCCAGTTTGGAGACATACTGATGGAAGCATCGCTGAGTGGTAA
- a CDS encoding MFS transporter: MKRVVKVSKRMTKVRYGVVFMLFITVIINYMDRSNIAVAAPFISKELELDPVQMGLIFSAFGWTYCALQIPGGWILDKLGNRKTHAIGIAGFSIATLLQGFVHGFSGFILLRVGLGAFEAPAFPTNSKVAASWFPEKERARAVAIYTSGQFIGLAFLTPALIFLQQWFGWRGLFIITGIIGISWAILWFLLYRDPQHSKKVNKQELDYIREGGAIFDAIADDKSVKSTVGIKDFAIVLKSRKLWGIYIGQFAVASTLWFFLTWFPTYLVEYRGLTFVKTGLLASLPFLAAFVGVLSSGFLSDFLVKKGVSDNVARKVPVITGLLLATSIIGANYVENTNLVIMFMCIAFFGNGFASITWVFVSLLAPKRLVGIAGGVFNFIGGTASIIIPIVIGFLAKGGNFAPALTFIACVTLIGALSYIFLVGKVERIQVKEEESLKGYESA; this comes from the coding sequence ATGAAGCGGGTGGTTAAAGTGAGCAAGAGAATGACAAAAGTGCGGTATGGTGTTGTTTTTATGTTGTTTATCACCGTCATTATAAATTACATGGATCGAAGCAATATTGCAGTAGCTGCCCCATTTATTTCAAAGGAACTAGAGTTAGACCCTGTGCAGATGGGCCTTATATTTTCGGCGTTTGGATGGACCTATTGTGCTCTTCAAATACCTGGCGGATGGATACTGGACAAGCTGGGAAACAGAAAAACCCATGCAATAGGCATAGCTGGATTCTCTATAGCAACTTTACTGCAGGGGTTTGTACACGGTTTCTCGGGATTTATCTTACTTCGCGTTGGATTGGGAGCGTTTGAGGCACCAGCTTTCCCGACAAATAGTAAAGTAGCGGCCAGCTGGTTTCCGGAAAAAGAAAGAGCTAGAGCCGTTGCGATTTATACCTCAGGACAGTTTATAGGATTGGCCTTTTTAACTCCAGCCTTAATTTTTTTACAGCAATGGTTTGGCTGGAGGGGCCTGTTTATCATTACAGGTATTATTGGAATATCTTGGGCGATTCTCTGGTTTTTACTTTATCGTGATCCTCAGCACAGTAAAAAGGTTAATAAACAAGAACTCGATTATATTCGTGAAGGCGGGGCAATCTTTGATGCTATTGCAGATGATAAGTCTGTAAAATCTACAGTAGGCATAAAAGACTTTGCAATCGTATTAAAAAGCAGGAAGTTATGGGGTATATACATTGGACAATTTGCAGTGGCATCCACGCTATGGTTTTTCTTAACCTGGTTTCCCACGTACCTTGTTGAATATAGAGGATTAACGTTTGTAAAAACCGGTTTATTGGCTTCATTACCATTTTTAGCAGCATTTGTAGGTGTATTATCTTCTGGATTCTTGTCTGATTTCCTTGTGAAAAAAGGGGTTTCTGACAACGTTGCTAGAAAAGTGCCTGTTATTACTGGGTTATTGCTGGCAACCTCTATAATTGGGGCAAACTATGTGGAAAATACAAATTTAGTCATCATGTTTATGTGTATAGCTTTTTTCGGGAACGGTTTCGCTTCGATTACCTGGGTGTTTGTTTCACTGTTGGCACCAAAACGGCTTGTTGGGATAGCTGGAGGGGTATTTAACTTTATTGGCGGTACAGCATCTATCATTATTCCTATTGTAATTGGTTTTTTAGCAAAAGGAGGAAATTTTGCTCCTGCACTTACTTTTATCGCCTGTGTAACTCTGATAGGAGCTTTATCATACATTTTCTTAGTTGGAAAAGTTGAGCGGATTCAGGTAAAAGAAGAAGAATCTTTAAAAGGTTATGAATCTGCATAA
- a CDS encoding PTS ascorbate transporter subunit IIC — MIDFIMKDVLGTPAILVGLFAFIGLLLQKKGMADTVSGTLKTIMGFVILGAGATILIGALDIFGSMFEKAFNIQGIIPNNEAIVAIAQETLGTETAMIMLFGMLVNILIARFTPFKYIFLTGHHTLFMACLLSAVFATGGITGIPLIIIGSLILGSLMVLMPALLQPYVRQITGNDSIALGHFGSIGYFTSAFLAKRLGDKSKSTEDIKVPKSLGFLRDTSVAMSLTMTILFLIVAPIAGKSFVEAELSSGTNFLVFSFMQAITFAAGVYIVLAGVRMLIAEIVPAFKGIADKVVKDAKPALDAPAVFPFAPNAVIIGFLSSFLAGALSMFILPILGLKIIVPGLIPHFFTGAAAGVFGNATGGRRGAIIGAFANGLLISFLPALLLPVLGSLGFEGTTFGDSDFGVVGILISFIIQLFT; from the coding sequence ATGATTGATTTTATTATGAAGGATGTGCTGGGTACACCAGCCATTCTTGTTGGATTGTTTGCATTTATTGGACTGCTTCTTCAGAAAAAAGGAATGGCAGATACGGTTTCAGGAACACTGAAAACCATTATGGGATTTGTTATTCTCGGTGCCGGAGCCACGATATTAATTGGTGCTCTTGACATTTTTGGCAGCATGTTTGAAAAAGCGTTCAATATTCAGGGGATTATTCCTAATAATGAAGCAATCGTTGCGATTGCACAAGAAACGCTTGGAACGGAAACAGCCATGATCATGCTTTTCGGGATGCTCGTTAACATCCTGATTGCACGGTTCACTCCGTTCAAATACATTTTCTTAACTGGGCATCATACCTTATTTATGGCTTGCTTGCTGTCTGCTGTATTCGCAACAGGCGGAATAACGGGCATTCCGTTAATTATTATCGGGTCACTTATATTAGGGAGTTTGATGGTGCTCATGCCTGCACTGCTCCAGCCATATGTACGGCAAATTACAGGCAATGACAGCATCGCTCTTGGCCACTTTGGTTCCATTGGATATTTCACTTCTGCCTTTCTGGCAAAAAGATTAGGAGACAAATCGAAATCAACTGAGGATATCAAAGTGCCCAAATCCCTTGGATTTTTGCGCGATACATCAGTGGCAATGAGCTTAACGATGACAATCCTCTTTTTGATTGTCGCCCCGATAGCAGGAAAAAGCTTTGTCGAAGCAGAACTAAGCAGCGGCACAAACTTCCTTGTCTTCTCATTTATGCAGGCAATCACTTTCGCTGCTGGGGTGTACATTGTCTTAGCAGGGGTTCGGATGTTAATTGCTGAAATCGTTCCTGCATTTAAAGGAATCGCGGATAAAGTTGTAAAGGATGCGAAGCCCGCTCTTGATGCACCTGCCGTCTTCCCTTTCGCACCAAATGCTGTAATCATTGGCTTTCTATCAAGCTTTTTGGCTGGGGCATTATCAATGTTTATCTTGCCTATACTGGGCTTAAAAATAATCGTACCAGGTCTCATCCCCCATTTCTTCACAGGTGCGGCTGCAGGAGTATTCGGAAACGCCACTGGCGGCAGACGCGGCGCTATTATTGGAGCATTTGCCAACGGGCTATTAATCTCGTTTTTACCGGCACTGTTATTGCCTGTCCTTGGATCATTAGGATTTGAAGGGACAACATTTGGAGATTCGGACTTTGGGGTCGTTGGAATATTGATTTCATTCATAATTCAACTGTTTACGTAA
- a CDS encoding PTS sugar transporter subunit IIB, which produces MKKILVVCGNGLGSSFIVEMNVKTILNELGVQAEVSHTDLTTSKSEQADLYLGSKDLVESLDDGTRTVEGLTNILDTNELKRVLEKHLK; this is translated from the coding sequence ATGAAAAAGATTTTAGTAGTTTGCGGGAATGGATTAGGAAGCAGCTTTATTGTTGAAATGAATGTAAAAACGATTTTAAATGAGCTTGGCGTTCAAGCTGAAGTATCTCATACAGATTTAACAACAAGTAAATCTGAGCAGGCGGACCTGTATTTAGGATCAAAGGATTTAGTAGAATCACTTGATGATGGAACAAGAACAGTGGAAGGTTTAACGAATATTTTAGACACAAATGAGCTTAAAAGAGTCTTAGAAAAACACCTTAAATAG
- a CDS encoding BglG family transcription antiterminator, with translation MTLDQRSVGILNKIVQTPRYVPTSEIMEEMNISKRTVYYDVDKINDWLKNQELEALNYIRSAGFYVTDVTREQIKQKIAQTRQAHVYEDSPRERKAWAVVMILTRENPVFLKTFLDRFLVSRSTMLTDIKQIKQELSSYNLILLFKKEKGYYLSGSEQDKRSALVSYITELIDGHGLDQLLTEVQHSLTACGPTPLQDFNRLTIHEIHTLLNEAEQVIGVRFTDDIINQMSVHLASFIKRFAQSKFVTINDVEKQVIKQTKEFQAAKSISLKIENVYRISVPEDEVYYLTTYLLGAKISEYKREPIDDQDALNMKKIISRMVDSFQTYACVVFTERKALEKNLFLHLRPAYYRIKYGIDLENPLTSSVKDKYQDIYLLTEKVIYHFEDVLGKKVSKDEIAYVALHFGGWIEKEGVSVKARKKAAVVCGSGIGTSRIVQKQLEDLIPTLDVVKVMTKREYHESELGQIDYVISTTPIQKRDVPVFIVHPILTHTEKANLLSQIEASPNTSLPGEIEALMTIMKKHGVITDEKGLQQELSQYFIANRPSDNQGRKKPMLNDILTKDTIQFADQIDSWKEAIKLGAKPLLANKSIKESYIEAMISNVEKLGPYIVIAPKIALPHARPEDGVNKVGMSFLRIKEGCSFTEKPEHRVNLLFVLAAIDNETHLKALSQFSMMLSNPENINKLVQAETTDEVLAVIEKYSTN, from the coding sequence GTGACATTAGATCAGCGGAGTGTGGGGATATTAAACAAAATTGTGCAAACTCCCCGCTATGTGCCGACTTCAGAGATTATGGAAGAGATGAACATTTCAAAGCGGACTGTCTATTATGATGTCGATAAGATTAATGATTGGCTGAAGAATCAAGAGCTTGAAGCTTTAAATTATATCCGCTCAGCCGGTTTTTATGTAACCGATGTGACACGTGAACAAATCAAACAAAAAATCGCACAAACCCGGCAGGCTCATGTGTATGAAGATTCTCCCAGAGAAAGAAAAGCCTGGGCTGTGGTGATGATTCTTACAAGGGAAAATCCTGTTTTTCTTAAAACGTTTCTTGACCGTTTTCTTGTTAGCCGAAGCACCATGCTTACGGATATTAAACAGATAAAACAGGAGCTAAGCAGCTACAACCTAATACTTCTATTCAAAAAAGAAAAAGGGTACTATCTATCAGGATCTGAGCAAGACAAACGAAGTGCATTGGTTTCATATATCACAGAGCTGATTGACGGACATGGATTAGATCAGCTTTTAACGGAAGTCCAGCACAGCTTAACAGCATGCGGACCAACTCCTCTGCAAGACTTTAACAGACTCACCATTCATGAGATTCATACTCTATTAAATGAGGCGGAGCAGGTAATAGGTGTCAGGTTTACTGATGATATTATCAATCAAATGAGCGTCCACCTTGCTTCATTTATTAAACGTTTTGCACAATCAAAATTTGTAACAATAAATGATGTAGAAAAACAGGTTATTAAACAAACAAAAGAATTTCAGGCAGCTAAATCTATTTCCTTAAAAATTGAAAACGTTTACCGTATTTCCGTTCCGGAAGATGAAGTTTATTATCTAACAACCTATCTTCTGGGAGCCAAAATCAGCGAGTATAAACGGGAACCGATTGATGATCAAGATGCTTTAAACATGAAGAAAATCATCTCCAGGATGGTGGATTCCTTTCAAACATATGCATGCGTAGTATTTACAGAAAGAAAGGCTCTGGAGAAAAACCTATTTTTGCATTTAAGGCCTGCATACTATCGAATTAAATATGGAATTGACCTTGAAAATCCACTGACTTCCTCTGTAAAAGATAAATATCAGGATATTTACTTATTAACAGAAAAAGTGATTTATCACTTTGAAGATGTGCTTGGAAAAAAGGTTTCTAAAGATGAAATTGCCTATGTAGCCCTGCATTTTGGGGGCTGGATCGAAAAAGAAGGTGTTTCAGTAAAAGCCCGGAAGAAAGCAGCAGTTGTATGCGGAAGCGGGATTGGAACCTCTCGAATTGTGCAAAAACAGCTGGAGGATTTAATTCCAACATTAGATGTAGTTAAGGTAATGACTAAACGAGAATATCATGAAAGCGAGCTCGGACAGATTGATTATGTCATCTCGACAACTCCTATTCAGAAACGGGATGTTCCTGTTTTCATTGTTCATCCCATTTTAACCCATACTGAAAAGGCCAATCTGCTGTCACAAATAGAAGCTTCTCCTAATACTTCACTGCCGGGGGAAATTGAAGCATTAATGACCATAATGAAAAAACATGGTGTGATCACGGATGAAAAAGGACTGCAGCAAGAACTCTCCCAATACTTTATAGCAAATCGACCATCAGATAATCAGGGGAGGAAGAAACCAATGTTAAATGACATCTTAACCAAAGACACCATTCAGTTTGCAGATCAGATTGACAGCTGGAAGGAAGCGATAAAGCTCGGTGCAAAGCCTCTTTTAGCAAATAAGTCGATTAAGGAAAGCTATATCGAGGCAATGATCAGCAATGTAGAAAAACTCGGACCTTATATCGTCATTGCTCCAAAAATCGCTCTGCCGCACGCACGACCGGAAGATGGAGTAAACAAAGTGGGAATGAGTTTTCTCAGAATAAAAGAGGGCTGTTCATTTACAGAAAAACCTGAGCACCGGGTAAACCTTTTATTCGTTCTGGCAGCAATCGACAATGAAACGCACTTAAAAGCATTATCTCAATTTTCAATGATGCTCTCAAATCCAGAAAATATCAATAAACTGGTACAAGCCGAAACAACAGATGAGGTTTTAGCCGTTATCGAAAAATATTCAACCAATTAG
- a CDS encoding ABC transporter ATP-binding protein, which yields MSAQEQIISVNGLVKTYGDFTAVNGIAFDVFKGEVFGVLGPNGAGKTTTLEMLVGLRKPDGGSADIGGFDVVRDLKKVKEVIGVQLQSTTLFELLTVEEILHLYASFYKKQIPIHPLIEDMLLTDKTKSRIKSLSGGQKQRLAIALALVHDPLIIFLDEPTTGLDPQARRTLWDIIFNLKEKGVTVVLTTHYMDEAHVLCDRIAIMDQGNLIALDTPAELVRSLHSENAVEFRFEEEAAEMDLTQIEGVKQVGRQKDATILYTDNLQATLTSLIQTAADLGLKLADLQIRTATLEDVFIHMTGRRLREA from the coding sequence ATGAGTGCTCAGGAACAGATTATCAGTGTGAATGGCTTGGTCAAAACATATGGGGATTTTACAGCGGTTAATGGCATCGCTTTTGATGTATTTAAAGGCGAAGTGTTTGGAGTGCTGGGTCCGAATGGAGCGGGGAAGACGACCACTTTGGAGATGCTGGTGGGACTGCGGAAGCCGGATGGCGGTTCGGCTGATATTGGCGGGTTTGATGTGGTGAGGGATTTAAAGAAGGTGAAGGAAGTCATTGGTGTCCAGCTGCAGTCGACAACTCTTTTTGAGCTTTTGACGGTGGAGGAGATCCTCCATTTGTATGCGAGTTTTTACAAGAAACAGATTCCGATTCATCCGCTGATTGAGGATATGCTGCTCACGGATAAAACGAAGAGCCGGATCAAAAGCCTGTCAGGCGGACAGAAGCAGAGACTTGCGATTGCGCTCGCTCTTGTTCATGATCCGCTGATTATTTTTCTGGATGAGCCGACAACAGGACTAGATCCCCAGGCCAGAAGAACACTGTGGGATATTATTTTTAACCTGAAGGAAAAGGGAGTTACGGTTGTTTTGACTACTCATTACATGGATGAAGCCCATGTGCTTTGCGACAGAATTGCCATTATGGATCAGGGAAACCTGATTGCACTCGATACCCCTGCCGAGCTTGTGCGCAGTCTTCACTCTGAAAATGCGGTGGAATTCCGGTTTGAGGAAGAAGCAGCTGAGATGGATCTCACTCAAATTGAAGGCGTCAAGCAGGTTGGAAGGCAGAAGGATGCAACCATTCTGTATACGGATAATCTTCAGGCAACCTTAACGAGCCTCATTCAAACGGCCGCAGACCTGGGCTTGAAATTGGCAGATTTACAGATTCGGACGGCAACGCTTGAAGACGTCTTTATCCATATGACGGGAAGGAGGCTGCGGGAAGCATGA
- a CDS encoding ABC transporter permease has protein sequence MKAYWQLTLTQLRIFLRNRQVLFWTLAFPIFLMIMLGSFLGNGSSMSVTVGVVDQDQSGESKAFVAALKKNKAMELEMELKEDKAFNEVKKGNLQILIVIPKGYSEELGQESPFKLPVYYDETNTAASQVGLQLVNGAVDQISKEKADYKPVVVTEAKGIETLNLQYIDFLVPGIVAMMIMSNNMNGVAGQIAAWRERGILRRMQGTTLKASTFIAAQITARLMLNGLQALLVLVIAQLIFGVDVRGSWLTLITFVILGTLAFMAIGFIIAGIAKTPESAAPIAGFLSFPMLFLGGVFFPIKNMPEFLQPIVGVLPISHLSHALREVMNVGASFLTLGTETLILGCWVLGAFIVASYTFKWE, from the coding sequence ATGAAGGCATATTGGCAATTAACGTTAACCCAGCTGCGTATTTTCCTCCGCAATCGCCAGGTATTATTTTGGACGCTTGCGTTTCCGATTTTTCTTATGATCATGCTAGGGTCGTTTCTCGGGAATGGCAGCAGCATGTCGGTTACGGTTGGAGTCGTAGATCAGGATCAATCCGGTGAATCGAAGGCATTTGTTGCGGCATTAAAGAAAAATAAGGCGATGGAGCTTGAAATGGAGCTGAAGGAGGACAAAGCCTTCAATGAGGTAAAAAAGGGAAATCTGCAAATCTTGATTGTGATTCCAAAAGGTTATAGTGAAGAGCTTGGTCAAGAGTCTCCTTTTAAACTCCCAGTCTATTATGATGAAACAAATACGGCGGCCTCCCAGGTAGGCCTGCAGCTTGTAAACGGAGCGGTTGATCAGATCAGCAAAGAAAAAGCAGATTACAAGCCTGTGGTCGTCACTGAGGCAAAAGGAATCGAAACGCTGAACCTGCAGTATATTGACTTTTTGGTACCCGGAATTGTGGCGATGATGATTATGAGCAACAACATGAACGGGGTAGCCGGGCAAATTGCTGCGTGGAGAGAGCGGGGCATTTTGAGAAGAATGCAGGGAACGACGCTTAAGGCATCTACCTTCATTGCGGCGCAGATAACGGCTCGTCTTATGCTGAATGGCTTGCAGGCTTTGCTTGTACTTGTAATAGCACAGCTTATTTTCGGAGTCGATGTGCGCGGATCCTGGCTGACACTTATCACCTTCGTGATTTTAGGTACTCTTGCCTTTATGGCGATTGGATTTATCATTGCCGGAATTGCAAAAACACCGGAAAGCGCCGCGCCGATCGCAGGATTTCTTTCCTTCCCAATGCTCTTTTTAGGAGGCGTCTTTTTCCCGATTAAAAATATGCCCGAATTTTTGCAGCCGATTGTCGGTGTGCTCCCGATTTCCCACTTAAGCCATGCATTAAGGGAAGTCATGAACGTCGGAGCATCCTTTTTGACGCTTGGAACCGAAACCTTGATACTGGGATGCTGGGTCTTGGGTGCGTTTATTGTGGCGAGCTATACGTTTAAGTGGGAATAA
- a CDS encoding transporter substrate-binding domain-containing protein gives MKKLGLLSMFLILTIFIAACGNNDTAGEKEKSDKVYKVGVDTTYPPFEFKEGNEYKGIDIELINAIAKDQDFKIELSPMDFGGIIPAMQANQLDVAIAGMSITDERKKVVDFSTPYFNAGLTVVVKKDNTTTKSVDDLKGKTVAVKKGTTGAKYAQDNSAKLGIKVVQFNDSPAMFQEVANGNADALIEDYPVISYAIAQKDLGLKTVGDRLNGDKYGIAVLKGQDKDLLEKINKGLANLKKDGTYDKIIKTYLGE, from the coding sequence ATGAAGAAACTGGGTTTGCTTAGTATGTTTTTGATTCTTACTATCTTTATCGCAGCATGTGGAAACAATGATACTGCAGGCGAGAAAGAAAAAAGTGATAAGGTATATAAAGTGGGTGTAGATACAACGTATCCTCCATTTGAATTTAAAGAGGGAAACGAGTATAAAGGAATTGATATTGAATTAATCAATGCAATAGCGAAAGACCAGGATTTTAAAATCGAACTTTCTCCGATGGACTTTGGCGGAATCATTCCAGCGATGCAAGCCAATCAGCTTGATGTGGCTATTGCAGGGATGAGCATTACAGATGAGAGAAAAAAGGTAGTGGATTTCTCAACTCCGTATTTTAATGCAGGATTAACAGTAGTAGTTAAAAAGGATAATACAACTACTAAATCAGTTGATGACCTTAAAGGAAAAACGGTAGCAGTTAAAAAAGGAACAACAGGTGCTAAATATGCACAGGATAATTCCGCAAAACTGGGAATCAAAGTTGTTCAATTCAATGATAGTCCCGCTATGTTCCAGGAAGTGGCAAACGGCAATGCCGATGCTCTTATAGAAGATTATCCTGTTATCTCCTATGCCATTGCTCAAAAAGACCTTGGTTTAAAGACCGTAGGTGATCGTTTGAATGGAGATAAGTATGGTATTGCTGTATTGAAAGGACAAGACAAGGACTTATTGGAAAAGATAAATAAAGGTCTTGCTAATCTTAAAAAAGATGGAACATACGATAAAATTATAAAAACCTATCTTGGTGAATAA
- a CDS encoding amino acid ABC transporter permease, with protein MDIIIAALPILLKGLQVTLYVFIIAILLGFLIGLVVALMRLAPVKILTWIAKVYIDAIRGTPFIVQLFFIYFGINSLNLISLNSTTAGIITVAINAGAYFAEIIRAGIQSIDKGQTEAARSIGFTGGQTMRYVVLPQAFRRMLPTITNQSIISLKDTSLLSVIGIADLTQQGQIQASATFEAFKIWLIVGIIYFIVIYLLSLIANFVEKRFELR; from the coding sequence ATGGATATCATTATTGCGGCTTTGCCGATTTTATTAAAAGGACTTCAGGTAACCCTTTATGTCTTTATCATTGCCATTCTTCTAGGTTTTTTAATTGGTTTAGTTGTGGCCTTGATGCGGTTAGCACCTGTCAAAATCTTGACCTGGATTGCAAAAGTTTATATTGATGCTATACGAGGAACGCCGTTTATTGTTCAATTGTTCTTTATCTATTTCGGCATCAATTCACTGAATTTAATTTCATTAAACAGTACAACAGCTGGTATCATTACCGTTGCAATTAATGCAGGGGCCTATTTTGCTGAAATCATAAGAGCAGGCATTCAGTCCATTGATAAAGGCCAAACAGAAGCAGCAAGATCAATCGGATTTACTGGTGGACAAACAATGCGCTATGTCGTGCTGCCCCAGGCTTTCAGAAGAATGCTCCCTACGATCACGAATCAATCGATCATTAGCTTAAAAGATACTTCTCTTTTGTCTGTCATTGGTATTGCAGATTTAACACAGCAGGGACAAATTCAAGCCTCGGCTACCTTTGAAGCATTTAAAATTTGGCTTATTGTCGGTATCATTTACTTTATCGTCATTTATTTGTTATCCCTAATTGCTAATTTCGTAGAAAAGAGGTTTGAACTTCGATGA